A genomic segment from Roseibium algicola encodes:
- a CDS encoding choline/ethanolamine kinase family protein: MASGQLLCFARLFLLVPQLSSDAPDTILPDIQEAYERHQDLQLVCGAPLSARPQPGLTNRVFRLEAEKGTFFLRLPRLEAAGNIDRKAEARNLMLAAATGIAVPPVFCDAEAGILVTRAVEVTGSPADLSEQPSYSLARALGEALGQLHGSGVTFEGLLDPDSVLQAQWQGLRDAVRCREEMTGLEIVLQPIGAGTAGGTDRVLVPSHGDPSPGNCLMSSDQLWLIDWEFSGMSDPAWDLAYAVLEHEMSADEEQVFLKAYAATGAAVPEADRLGVMKAKCDAVSALWALEQLAAGRDEDVFLPFARQRRGRALRQLARLS, from the coding sequence ATGGCGTCCGGCCAGCTCCTTTGTTTCGCTCGATTGTTCCTGCTTGTGCCACAGCTTTCCTCTGACGCGCCAGACACCATTTTGCCGGACATCCAGGAGGCCTATGAACGGCATCAGGACCTGCAACTTGTTTGTGGCGCTCCCCTGTCAGCCCGGCCCCAGCCTGGGCTGACAAACCGTGTGTTCAGGCTGGAGGCTGAGAAGGGCACGTTCTTCCTGCGGCTTCCCCGTCTGGAAGCGGCAGGCAACATCGACAGGAAGGCAGAGGCAAGAAACCTGATGCTCGCCGCTGCGACTGGAATTGCCGTGCCACCGGTATTTTGTGATGCGGAGGCCGGCATTCTGGTGACCCGCGCCGTCGAGGTCACCGGCAGCCCTGCCGATCTTTCGGAGCAGCCGTCGTACAGCCTGGCCCGTGCACTCGGCGAGGCATTGGGGCAATTGCATGGGTCCGGTGTGACTTTCGAAGGGCTGCTCGATCCGGACAGCGTGCTTCAGGCGCAGTGGCAAGGTCTTCGGGACGCAGTTCGGTGCCGGGAGGAAATGACCGGGCTGGAAATAGTGTTGCAGCCGATCGGTGCCGGCACCGCTGGTGGTACTGACCGGGTGCTTGTTCCGAGCCATGGCGATCCATCCCCCGGGAACTGCCTCATGTCATCCGACCAGCTCTGGCTGATTGACTGGGAATTTTCAGGCATGTCGGATCCCGCCTGGGATCTTGCCTACGCCGTTCTGGAGCACGAGATGAGTGCGGATGAGGAACAGGTATTCCTGAAAGCCTATGCAGCAACGGGCGCTGCGGTGCCCGAGGCCGATCGTCTTGGTGTCATGAAAGCCAAATGCGACGCCGTGTCGGCCCTCTGGGCACTGGAGCAGCTGGCGGCGGGGCGAGACGAGGACGTGTTTCTTCCCTTTGCACGGCAGCGGCGGGGCCGGGCGCTCCGGCAACTGGCCCGTCTTTCCTGA
- a CDS encoding DUF3775 domain-containing protein codes for MTIANGEKWIDKETKGLSEAAMDIDLTLSADTIRLLAQKARAVASSLQDTFEDGHEGDVEFDADALEQSHGHDGLAEEENDDLSDEELRELIEDLNVDEAAELVAISWIGRGDFEAEDFQQAVDEARERAVGSTATYLLGMPLLADHLEAGLDALDL; via the coding sequence ATGACCATTGCCAACGGCGAAAAGTGGATCGATAAAGAAACGAAGGGTTTGTCGGAGGCAGCAATGGACATCGACCTCACACTTTCAGCAGACACGATCCGCCTGCTCGCCCAGAAGGCGCGGGCAGTTGCATCGTCTCTTCAGGATACGTTCGAGGACGGCCATGAAGGCGACGTCGAATTCGACGCCGATGCCCTGGAGCAAAGTCACGGTCACGATGGCCTTGCGGAGGAGGAAAACGACGACCTCTCTGACGAGGAACTGCGGGAGCTGATCGAGGATCTCAACGTGGATGAAGCTGCCGAACTGGTGGCCATCTCCTGGATCGGCCGCGGTGACTTCGAGGCTGAAGACTTCCAGCAAGCGGTCGACGAGGCACGCGAGCGCGCCGTCGGTTCGACAGCAACCTATCTTCTCGGCATGCCGCTCCTGGCCGATCACCTGGAAGCCGGTCTCGACGCGCTTGACCTCTGA
- a CDS encoding DUF1624 domain-containing protein gives MRSTRLAVLDLARGLAVVAMAIYHFSWDLSWFAYVDWPVAQGTGWRMFAASIAGSFLLLAGVSLDFAHHLGIRWHAFWRRLAVIVAAAAAVSLVTYFTFGDTFVRFGILHSIALSSVIALPFTRLPFVFAGLAAAFVFTLPFWAASPALDGQLWLWTGLGTPDFASVDYVPLAPWAGVTLAGVAISKIFRKINLWQTLSRLTFASRPGRLTRFFGRHSLPVYLLHQPLLFGLVWTATQIGPEMDRSANAFVRNCTVSCQGTTATTEICEAACGCTLEYLKSDGIWDQLLAEPENQSLRNRMSNRYSQCLADPKWPDPLN, from the coding sequence ATGCGTTCAACGCGTCTGGCCGTGCTTGATCTTGCCCGCGGCCTCGCTGTTGTCGCCATGGCGATCTACCATTTCTCCTGGGACCTTTCCTGGTTTGCCTATGTCGACTGGCCCGTTGCCCAGGGCACAGGTTGGCGCATGTTCGCCGCCTCGATCGCGGGCAGCTTCCTCCTTCTGGCCGGCGTCAGTCTGGATTTCGCCCACCACCTGGGCATCCGTTGGCATGCCTTCTGGCGGCGCCTTGCCGTGATCGTCGCAGCCGCTGCCGCCGTGTCGCTGGTCACCTATTTCACTTTCGGCGATACCTTTGTCCGCTTCGGCATTCTCCATTCCATTGCCTTGTCCAGCGTGATCGCCCTTCCCTTCACGCGCCTTCCGTTCGTCTTTGCCGGGCTTGCTGCGGCGTTCGTTTTCACTTTGCCTTTCTGGGCAGCTTCGCCCGCCCTCGACGGCCAGCTCTGGCTGTGGACAGGGCTCGGCACACCGGACTTTGCCAGTGTGGATTATGTGCCGCTGGCGCCCTGGGCCGGAGTGACGTTGGCGGGCGTCGCCATCTCGAAGATTTTCCGAAAGATCAATCTGTGGCAGACGCTGTCCAGATTGACATTCGCCAGCCGTCCCGGCCGGCTGACGCGGTTCTTCGGCCGCCATTCCCTGCCAGTCTATCTGCTGCATCAGCCCTTGCTGTTCGGCCTTGTGTGGACGGCAACGCAGATCGGCCCGGAGATGGACCGCTCCGCCAATGCCTTCGTGCGCAATTGCACGGTTTCCTGCCAGGGTACGACCGCCACGACAGAAATCTGCGAAGCCGCTTGCGGCTGTACGCTTGAATATCTGAAATCGGATGGCATCTGGGACCAGCTTCTGGCGGAGCCCGAAAACCAGTCTCTGCGCAACCGGATGTCGAACAGATACAGCCAGTGCCTGGCTGATCCAAAGTGGCCGGATCCGCTCAACTGA